A single Candidatus Binataceae bacterium DNA region contains:
- a CDS encoding TrbG/VirB9 family P-type conjugative transfer protein: MKNIAIGLVIGGAVLSACSNQTPPPGAQLLAQQPGEVRTAIKQHQANDRWPVYRTAVRVLYPYADGAEPTVDCAPLRTTALQLQPGETITDVALGDSERWMTTPAASGDPRNAVPHLAVKPQLPGLETNLTIYTTRCGDGRRCRAGPGPRNDFVYR, translated from the coding sequence ATGAAGAATATCGCAATTGGTTTGGTGATTGGCGGAGCGGTGCTGAGCGCCTGCAGCAATCAAACGCCGCCGCCCGGAGCGCAATTATTAGCGCAGCAGCCGGGCGAAGTGCGGACGGCGATCAAGCAGCATCAGGCGAACGACAGATGGCCGGTTTATCGCACCGCAGTGCGCGTGCTTTATCCCTACGCCGACGGCGCTGAACCAACGGTCGATTGTGCGCCGCTGCGCACGACCGCTTTGCAGCTGCAGCCGGGCGAGACGATCACCGACGTGGCGCTCGGCGATTCCGAACGTTGGATGACGACGCCGGCGGCTTCTGGCGATCCGCGCAACGCCGTCCCGCATCTGGCGGTGAAGCCGCAGCTCCCCGGGCTCGAAACCAACCTGACGATCTACACCACGCGATGCGGTGATGGTCGCCGGTGTCGGGCGGGACCAGGACCGCGTAACGATTTCGTATACCGGTGA